The following coding sequences lie in one Pseudoalteromonas sp. Scap06 genomic window:
- a CDS encoding flagellar hook-length control protein FliK, producing MAMNDISMLAVSEQDSYLVNKDSDKAKLDSSNDAGFFDQLALANQASDTQNAEVKAPKKQPSDEPSDPKEQTSEEKPLSGEDMLAQINAAQVIDTSVKNNSHGGAELIDKNGVKINIKPEDKLAPIVINLPSDEIVDDAAILQVQNAVGAESASKTAVESPQLGTQSIATAATAGESETVKNEQAVAKPSDKPTDSTGTKASIDASVLALLSKDDNAIKADKFLANLTPSQQGELATELDAMSKPINKDNVADLKQLLSKYVSESEKPQTPQQAINAQISTLTTPEKQALLNQLQGYIKSEPIPTKELTLLKGVISDLETAINADTLSSAKDKPLFANNTLIAGVTPKTQQGTESANVKPELKSESSKSIAETPEELTKQLDVLQKESMRATNAEQMPPRAAQIFSQIINIFDKSSLNTIAKYDTLGYEQAIIEAQSLQAGQLQSTAQAKQVSIDPATLQALNIIKSDAAKMLQERVTSMLSINNKEAEIRLDPPEMGSMQIRIRSDAEQAQINFVVQNQQAKEALEQSLPRLRELLMQQGLELGESSISYGGSSPEQNEQQESQPQGQMANNSSSDETNSEQPDKQTHSSGQQTSSSIDYYA from the coding sequence ATGGCGATGAATGATATTTCAATGTTGGCGGTATCTGAGCAAGACTCATACCTAGTTAATAAAGACAGTGATAAAGCAAAATTAGATAGCAGTAATGATGCTGGCTTTTTTGACCAACTAGCACTTGCTAACCAAGCTTCTGATACACAAAATGCAGAGGTTAAGGCGCCAAAAAAACAACCATCAGATGAACCATCCGATCCAAAAGAGCAAACTAGCGAAGAGAAGCCTTTGAGCGGTGAGGATATGCTGGCGCAAATTAATGCGGCACAGGTAATCGACACCTCAGTAAAAAATAACTCTCATGGCGGCGCAGAGTTAATAGACAAAAATGGTGTCAAAATAAACATTAAGCCTGAAGATAAGCTTGCACCTATTGTTATTAATTTGCCAAGTGATGAAATTGTTGATGATGCAGCTATTTTACAAGTACAAAATGCTGTAGGTGCTGAGTCAGCGAGCAAAACTGCTGTTGAGTCTCCACAGCTTGGTACTCAATCAATAGCGACAGCTGCCACAGCTGGAGAATCTGAGACTGTTAAAAATGAGCAAGCGGTTGCAAAACCATCAGATAAGCCGACTGATTCTACAGGCACTAAAGCATCGATAGATGCGTCTGTTTTGGCGTTGTTATCAAAAGATGATAATGCAATAAAAGCTGATAAATTCTTAGCAAATTTAACGCCTTCACAACAAGGTGAACTTGCTACTGAGCTAGATGCGATGAGCAAGCCCATTAATAAAGACAATGTAGCGGATTTAAAGCAGTTACTCAGTAAGTATGTTAGCGAAAGCGAGAAACCGCAAACTCCTCAACAAGCCATTAATGCACAAATAAGTACGCTAACGACCCCAGAAAAACAGGCATTGCTTAATCAGTTGCAGGGATACATTAAAAGCGAGCCTATACCTACTAAAGAACTTACCTTATTAAAAGGGGTTATCAGTGATTTAGAAACTGCTATCAACGCAGACACTTTGTCTAGTGCCAAAGATAAGCCGTTGTTTGCTAATAATACGTTGATAGCAGGCGTTACACCTAAAACACAACAAGGTACAGAGTCGGCTAATGTAAAACCTGAGCTAAAATCAGAAAGCTCTAAATCGATAGCCGAAACGCCTGAGGAGCTTACTAAACAGCTTGATGTACTACAAAAAGAGAGTATGCGCGCCACTAACGCAGAACAAATGCCACCGCGTGCTGCACAGATTTTTTCTCAAATCATTAATATATTCGATAAATCGTCGCTTAATACTATCGCTAAATACGATACTTTAGGCTACGAGCAAGCTATTATTGAAGCGCAAAGTTTACAGGCTGGGCAGTTACAAAGCACTGCGCAAGCTAAACAGGTGAGCATTGATCCTGCCACCTTACAGGCATTAAATATTATTAAAAGTGATGCCGCAAAAATGCTACAAGAGCGCGTTACTTCAATGTTAAGCATTAATAACAAAGAAGCTGAAATTCGTTTAGATCCACCTGAAATGGGCAGTATGCAAATTCGTATTCGAAGTGATGCGGAGCAAGCACAAATAAACTTTGTAGTGCAAAATCAGCAAGCCAAAGAAGCGCTGGAGCAATCATTACCTAGGCTTAGAGAATTATTAATGCAACAGGGTTTAGAACTAGGTGAAAGCAGCATTTCTTATGGTGGTTCATCTCCAGAACAAAACGAGCAACAAGAAAGTCAGCCACAAGGTCAAATGGCTAATAATAGCTCTTCAGATGAGACAAATAGTGAGCAACCAGATAAGCAAACACATAGTTCTGGACAACAAACGTCATCATCAATAGATTACTATGCCTAA
- the fliR gene encoding flagellar biosynthetic protein FliR has protein sequence MEFPFSVVIQWLSDFLLPLVRISSMIMIMAGIGAKNVPSRIKMGLAVVVTFLVVPVLPPATFTNLFSFEMVLVVLQQMLIGVAIGFASTLLLNTFVLAGQILAMQTGLGFASVVDPSNGMSVPAVGQFYLILATLLFFVFNGHLMMIQMVVHSFQVLPIDGNWWAVDHYWDIVTWGGWMFTTALVLSLAPLTAMLVINMSFGIMTRAAPQLNIFSIGFPFTLVAGLVIIWATLGNFITQFEFQWLKMVELMCTLVGCSP, from the coding sequence ATGGAGTTCCCATTTTCCGTTGTTATTCAATGGTTAAGTGATTTTTTACTGCCCCTGGTGCGTATTAGCTCAATGATCATGATAATGGCGGGTATTGGCGCCAAAAACGTCCCTTCTCGAATTAAAATGGGCTTGGCTGTTGTAGTCACATTTTTAGTTGTGCCTGTTTTACCTCCCGCTACATTTACTAATTTATTTTCTTTTGAAATGGTTTTAGTGGTGCTACAACAAATGCTGATTGGCGTTGCGATTGGTTTTGCATCCACACTACTGCTCAATACATTTGTGTTAGCCGGGCAAATCCTTGCTATGCAAACTGGTTTAGGTTTTGCGTCTGTTGTTGACCCCTCAAATGGAATGAGTGTGCCTGCTGTAGGGCAGTTCTACCTCATTTTAGCTACCTTGTTATTTTTTGTATTTAATGGCCATTTAATGATGATTCAAATGGTGGTACATAGTTTTCAGGTATTGCCAATTGATGGTAATTGGTGGGCGGTTGATCATTATTGGGACATAGTGACATGGGGTGGTTGGATGTTTACCACTGCACTAGTGCTTTCGTTAGCGCCATTAACGGCCATGCTTGTAATTAATATGTCATTTGGCATCATGACCCGTGCTGCCCCACAGTTAAATATCTTCTCTATAGGCTTTCCGTTTACCTTAGTGGCAGGGCTCGTTATTATTTGGGCTACCCTCGGTAACTTTATCACTCAGTTTGAGTTCCAATGGCTAAAAATGGTTGAGCTAATGTGTACTCTAGTTGGTTGTTCCCCTTAG
- the flhA gene encoding flagellar biosynthesis protein FlhA, which yields MEFKAVLQQLNKDKKEYAKGVGTPLLVLAALGMVILPLPPFLLDILFSFNIALALVVLLVTVYTMKPLEFGMFPAVLLIATIMRLALNVASTRVVLLEGHNGGDAAGKVIEAFGSVVIGGNYAVGLVVFLILIIINFVVITKGAGRISEVSARFTLDAMPGKQMAIDADMNAGFISAEQARERRDEVTREADFYGSMDGASKFVKGDAIAGIVILVINIVGGLFVGMIQHDLSFSRAMEVYTLLTIGDGLVAQLPSLLLSIGTAIVVTRQNESHNMGDQFKQQLGNEKSLFIASGILITMGLVPGMPHIAFLSLGALLGYLAYYTQQNKLKLAAAEAEEAENAASGTGIAAKQEQKELGWDDVQQVDVIGLEVGYRLIPLVDQSQGGELLNRIKGVRKKLSQELGFLVPPVHIRDNLELDPNAYRITMMGVSSGEGELKHGDELAINPGQVFGPLKGIETTDPAFGLDAVWIKPDQKDEAQSLGYTVVDSATVVATHISQLLTNSAALLLGHEEVQNLLDMLGKSHPRLVEGLVPDVLPLTTIVKVLQNLLNEGVAIRDMRSIVQTLVEYGPRSQDPDVLTAAVRISLRRLIVQDAVGMSSEIPVITLAPELEQMLHQSLQNAGDEGAGIEPGLADRLQTSLNEAHQNQEMAGEPSILLTSGMLRTVLSRFVKYTIPGLRVMSYQEIPDERQIKIVSSVGQQ from the coding sequence ATGGAATTTAAAGCGGTATTACAACAACTTAATAAAGATAAAAAAGAATATGCAAAGGGCGTTGGTACACCGCTTTTAGTCTTAGCTGCGCTTGGCATGGTTATTTTACCCCTGCCTCCATTTCTGCTTGATATATTATTTTCGTTTAATATCGCGCTTGCATTAGTAGTATTACTGGTCACTGTATATACCATGAAGCCGCTTGAATTTGGCATGTTTCCAGCTGTGTTGTTAATCGCCACGATCATGCGTTTAGCACTTAATGTAGCCAGTACTCGGGTGGTACTACTTGAGGGTCATAATGGTGGTGATGCTGCTGGTAAGGTAATTGAAGCATTTGGCTCGGTGGTGATTGGTGGTAACTACGCCGTGGGTTTAGTGGTATTTTTGATTCTAATTATCATAAACTTTGTGGTAATTACCAAAGGTGCAGGGCGTATTTCTGAAGTGTCAGCACGTTTTACCCTTGATGCTATGCCGGGTAAGCAAATGGCGATTGATGCAGATATGAATGCTGGCTTTATTAGTGCAGAGCAAGCCAGAGAACGTCGTGATGAAGTAACCCGTGAAGCCGACTTTTATGGTTCTATGGATGGTGCTAGTAAATTTGTAAAAGGCGATGCTATCGCGGGTATCGTTATTTTAGTGATTAATATTGTAGGTGGTTTATTTGTTGGTATGATCCAACATGATTTGAGTTTTTCCCGTGCCATGGAAGTGTATACACTATTGACCATTGGTGATGGCTTAGTAGCGCAATTACCTTCATTACTACTTTCAATTGGTACTGCGATTGTTGTAACGCGTCAAAATGAATCGCACAATATGGGCGATCAGTTTAAGCAGCAGCTAGGAAACGAAAAATCGTTATTTATTGCCTCTGGTATCCTCATTACTATGGGTTTAGTCCCAGGTATGCCGCATATTGCATTTTTAAGTTTAGGGGCGCTTTTAGGTTACCTTGCATACTACACGCAGCAAAACAAACTTAAATTAGCAGCTGCTGAAGCCGAAGAAGCTGAAAATGCAGCCTCAGGTACCGGAATTGCGGCTAAACAAGAACAAAAAGAACTGGGTTGGGATGATGTACAGCAAGTTGATGTTATTGGCTTAGAAGTGGGTTACCGGTTAATTCCTTTAGTAGACCAATCACAAGGTGGCGAGCTATTAAACCGTATTAAAGGGGTGCGTAAAAAACTATCTCAAGAGCTAGGTTTTTTAGTGCCGCCAGTGCATATCCGCGATAATCTTGAGCTCGACCCAAATGCGTATCGCATCACCATGATGGGTGTATCAAGTGGTGAGGGTGAGCTTAAACACGGCGATGAACTGGCAATTAATCCTGGCCAAGTGTTTGGCCCGCTCAAAGGCATTGAAACTACAGACCCTGCATTTGGTTTAGATGCGGTATGGATAAAACCAGATCAAAAAGATGAAGCGCAATCTTTAGGTTATACCGTAGTTGATTCAGCAACCGTTGTGGCCACTCATATTAGCCAGTTACTCACAAATAGCGCCGCATTATTGCTTGGCCACGAAGAAGTACAAAACTTATTAGATATGTTAGGTAAAAGTCACCCTCGCTTAGTTGAAGGGCTGGTACCGGATGTATTACCGCTGACCACCATCGTTAAAGTACTACAAAACTTATTAAATGAAGGGGTAGCAATACGAGATATGCGTTCGATTGTTCAAACCCTTGTTGAGTATGGCCCTCGTAGCCAAGACCCTGATGTATTAACGGCTGCAGTGAGAATATCGTTGCGTAGATTAATCGTTCAAGATGCTGTTGGTATGTCTTCTGAAATCCCTGTCATAACCTTGGCGCCTGAGTTGGAACAGATGTTGCATCAGTCACTTCAAAATGCAGGTGATGAAGGTGCCGGAATAGAACCAGGACTTGCTGATAGACTTCAAACATCATTGAATGAAGCACATCAAAATCAAGAAATGGCCGGTGAACCTTCAATATTGCTAACGTCAGGAATGTTACGCACTGTGTTATCTCGATTTGTTAAATACACCATTCCAGGATTGCGAGTGATGTCTTATCAAGAGATACCAGATGAAAGACAGATCAAGATTGTCAGCTCTGTAGGCCAACAATAA
- the fliN gene encoding flagellar motor switch protein FliN has translation MSDDQDTMDEWAAALAEAEGTDDDSAEVKVTELDELDDSKHELSGEEKRKLDTILDIPVTISMEVGRSKINIRNLLQLNQGSVVELDRVAGEPLDVLVNGTLIAHGEVVVVNDKFGIRLTDVISQVERIKKLR, from the coding sequence ATGAGCGATGATCAAGATACGATGGACGAATGGGCAGCAGCACTTGCTGAGGCTGAGGGAACTGACGATGATAGTGCAGAGGTTAAAGTAACCGAGCTTGATGAGCTGGATGATTCAAAGCATGAGCTCAGCGGTGAAGAAAAACGTAAACTCGACACTATTTTAGATATTCCCGTTACTATTTCGATGGAAGTAGGGCGTTCTAAAATTAATATTCGTAACTTATTACAACTTAACCAAGGTTCAGTTGTTGAACTTGATAGGGTTGCAGGTGAACCGCTAGATGTATTAGTTAATGGTACGTTGATAGCACATGGTGAAGTGGTTGTGGTGAACGATAAGTTTGGTATTCGCTTAACGGATGTAATTAGTCAGGTTGAACGGATCAAAAAGTTACGATGA
- a CDS encoding flagellar biosynthetic protein FliQ → MEPEVFVDILSGALFLVIKLVSAIVVPGLIIGLVVAVFQAATSINEQTLSFLPRLLITISALIVGGHWFTQELMDFFNRLVLLIPEIAG, encoded by the coding sequence ATGGAACCTGAAGTATTTGTTGATATTTTAAGTGGAGCCCTGTTTTTAGTGATTAAGCTGGTGTCTGCTATTGTGGTACCTGGTTTAATTATTGGTTTAGTAGTGGCAGTATTTCAGGCGGCAACCTCAATTAATGAACAAACACTGAGCTTTTTACCGCGTCTATTAATTACTATTAGTGCGTTAATAGTGGGTGGACATTGGTTTACTCAAGAGCTGATGGATTTTTTTAATCGCTTAGTGCTTCTTATACCCGAAATAGCAGGTTAA
- the fliP gene encoding flagellar type III secretion system pore protein FliP (The bacterial flagellar biogenesis protein FliP forms a type III secretion system (T3SS)-type pore required for flagellar assembly.), with translation MTKWLLIILATVFIPGVNAEGIDALTITSNPDGTQDYSVTLQVLAIMTAMSFIPAAIIMMTSFTRIIVVLAILRQAIGLQQTPSNQVLLGMSLFLSIFIMAPIYEQINERAIEPYLSEQVTSLEALDLAKEPMKAFMLSQVRLKDLETFAKIAGYDQLDSPEATPMIVLIPAFVTSELQTAFIIGFMFFIPFLIVDLVVASVLMAMGMMMLSPMIVSLPFKIMLFVLVDGWSLVMGTLAKSFGLGT, from the coding sequence ATGACCAAATGGCTGCTTATTATTCTTGCCACCGTGTTCATTCCTGGTGTTAATGCGGAAGGAATTGACGCGCTTACGATCACAAGTAATCCTGATGGCACGCAAGACTATTCAGTGACGCTACAAGTGTTAGCGATCATGACGGCAATGAGCTTTATTCCAGCAGCCATTATCATGATGACCTCGTTCACTCGAATTATTGTTGTTTTAGCTATTTTGCGCCAAGCGATTGGTTTACAACAAACGCCTTCTAATCAAGTATTACTAGGTATGTCGCTGTTTTTAAGTATTTTTATTATGGCGCCTATTTATGAGCAAATAAACGAACGTGCAATCGAACCGTACTTAAGTGAACAGGTAACATCACTAGAAGCACTCGATTTAGCTAAAGAGCCAATGAAAGCTTTTATGCTTTCTCAAGTACGATTAAAAGACTTAGAAACCTTTGCAAAAATAGCTGGGTACGATCAGCTTGATTCACCCGAAGCAACGCCAATGATTGTTCTTATTCCGGCGTTTGTGACCAGTGAGCTACAAACGGCCTTTATTATCGGTTTTATGTTCTTCATCCCCTTTTTGATTGTCGATTTGGTGGTTGCATCGGTGTTGATGGCCATGGGTATGATGATGCTATCCCCCATGATAGTATCGCTACCGTTTAAGATTATGTTGTTTGTATTGGTTGATGGTTGGAGCTTGGTGATGGGGACGCTCGCTAAAAGCTTTGGGTTGGGCACATAG
- the fliO gene encoding flagellar biosynthetic protein FliO, which produces MIALLGLSNSVFAATDAATPTTDIISMVMSLGVVVVLILVLAFFVKKLNPNLTNNDEFKVIRSLPLGSRERLMVVEIDNAQHLLGVTPHSINYLHKLETPLTEKELPELAKRFGKMLNPQLNQNKKN; this is translated from the coding sequence ATGATAGCATTACTTGGTTTAAGCAATTCTGTGTTTGCAGCTACCGATGCTGCAACACCCACCACAGACATTATTTCAATGGTTATGTCGTTAGGTGTGGTGGTAGTGTTAATTTTAGTGTTGGCTTTTTTTGTTAAAAAGCTTAATCCAAATTTAACCAATAACGATGAGTTTAAAGTGATTCGCAGCCTCCCTTTAGGCTCACGCGAGCGTTTGATGGTAGTTGAGATAGATAATGCACAGCATCTATTAGGTGTAACTCCACATAGCATTAATTATTTACACAAACTAGAAACCCCCCTAACAGAGAAAGAGTTACCAGAATTAGCGAAGCGTTTTGGCAAAATGTTAAATCCACAACTTAATCAAAATAAAAAGAATTAA
- the fliL gene encoding flagellar basal body-associated protein FliL, with amino-acid sequence MAEDTNLEIEEVSKNKSKLIIIIAAVLVIVGGAAGYFLLSGDDEPVETLTDDAASGEVAAESSSSSATVGSALYVAMPRPFIFNVPGASRDRIVQIKVQLLVRGDGNEETAKKHIPLIEGTLLSVFSMTTADELSTSVGKETLRFTALDKVQAAMMDVEGSKVIERVLFTGFVMQ; translated from the coding sequence ATGGCTGAAGATACTAATTTAGAAATAGAAGAAGTCAGTAAAAATAAAAGCAAACTCATTATAATTATAGCCGCTGTATTAGTTATTGTTGGCGGTGCAGCTGGTTACTTTTTACTATCGGGTGATGATGAGCCCGTAGAAACTTTAACAGATGATGCCGCCAGTGGTGAAGTAGCCGCAGAATCATCAAGCTCCTCGGCAACGGTCGGCAGTGCGCTATATGTTGCTATGCCAAGACCTTTTATATTTAATGTTCCAGGGGCGAGTCGCGATAGAATTGTACAAATTAAAGTGCAATTGCTGGTGCGCGGAGATGGCAATGAAGAAACTGCTAAAAAGCATATTCCACTGATTGAAGGTACGCTATTGAGTGTATTTTCAATGACTACCGCAGATGAACTAAGCACCAGTGTAGGCAAAGAAACACTGCGCTTTACTGCGCTTGATAAAGTACAAGCTGCAATGATGGATGTGGAAGGAAGTAAAGTAATTGAGCGGGTACTGTTTACCGGCTTTGTGATGCAATAA
- the fliJ gene encoding flagellar export protein FliJ has translation MAKNKLHLLLKLENEKEETLRMSYLQANQNLQLNQQKLQGLNDFRLEYTQQLHIKGQSGLSSAGFSQYHAFIAKIEEATRQQASTVNTAKQVVSQRKTLWLKQQVKAKAVAKLIEKQQLKADMLVAKNEQKMLDEFSSNQFYQRNKAL, from the coding sequence ATGGCAAAAAATAAACTACATTTGCTGCTTAAGCTTGAAAATGAAAAAGAAGAAACATTACGCATGAGCTACTTGCAAGCAAATCAAAACTTGCAGCTAAATCAGCAAAAGCTTCAAGGCTTAAATGACTTTCGACTTGAATATACGCAGCAACTTCATATTAAAGGGCAATCGGGCTTATCAAGTGCTGGGTTTAGCCAGTATCACGCATTCATAGCTAAGATTGAAGAGGCGACTCGCCAACAAGCGAGTACCGTTAATACTGCAAAACAAGTCGTGAGCCAGCGTAAAACGTTATGGTTAAAACAACAAGTTAAAGCGAAAGCGGTTGCTAAGCTAATTGAAAAGCAACAGTTAAAAGCGGATATGCTGGTGGCTAAGAATGAACAAAAAATGTTAGATGAGTTTTCTTCTAATCAATTTTATCAAAGAAATAAAGCACTGTAA
- the flhB gene encoding flagellar biosynthesis protein FlhB, with amino-acid sequence MAEDSGQEKTEEPTPKKVDDAKKKGQIARSKELGTMFVLIFSAISLLMYGPEIGKGLYRIMGRMLSLNRNETYDTTKMFAVWGEVADVLLFPMSMFVLIIVLAAFIGNTMLGGFNFSWQAAAPKASKMSPMKGFTRMFGPQAAIELLKSLLKFGLVATFAIFLINVYFDEILHLSIESAPGNIVHALEILAWMFLGLSCTLIIIAAIDAPFQSYSHNKQLKMTMQEVKDEYKNSEGDPQIKARIRQTQRQMSQKRMMQDVPDADVIVTNPTHYSVALKYDTERAGAPIVLAKGVDELAMQIRKIALGNEVPIVESPTLTRALYHTAEVGDQIPDQLFTAVAQVLAYVFQLKRFKKGRGKRPVALNKKLPIPDEFKY; translated from the coding sequence ATGGCTGAAGATTCAGGACAAGAAAAAACCGAAGAACCCACGCCCAAAAAAGTTGATGATGCCAAAAAGAAAGGCCAAATAGCGCGCTCTAAAGAGCTAGGTACTATGTTTGTACTTATTTTTTCTGCTATTTCTCTATTAATGTACGGCCCTGAAATTGGCAAAGGCTTGTACCGAATTATGGGCAGAATGCTTAGTCTTAATCGCAATGAAACCTACGACACCACAAAAATGTTTGCGGTGTGGGGGGAGGTGGCCGACGTACTGTTATTTCCTATGTCGATGTTTGTACTTATTATTGTACTCGCTGCGTTTATTGGTAACACCATGCTTGGCGGCTTTAATTTTAGCTGGCAGGCAGCTGCGCCCAAAGCCAGTAAAATGTCGCCAATGAAAGGTTTTACTCGGATGTTTGGCCCGCAAGCGGCTATTGAACTACTTAAATCATTATTAAAGTTTGGCCTAGTGGCAACTTTCGCTATCTTTTTAATTAATGTTTATTTTGATGAAATATTACATTTAAGTATAGAAAGTGCGCCAGGCAATATCGTGCATGCTTTGGAAATATTAGCCTGGATGTTTTTAGGGTTATCTTGCACCTTAATTATTATTGCAGCTATTGATGCGCCATTTCAAAGTTATAGCCATAACAAACAGCTTAAAATGACGATGCAAGAAGTAAAAGATGAATATAAGAACTCTGAGGGGGATCCGCAAATCAAAGCGCGTATCAGGCAAACCCAACGTCAAATGTCGCAAAAGAGAATGATGCAGGATGTTCCCGATGCCGATGTTATTGTTACCAATCCTACTCATTACTCAGTGGCTTTAAAATACGACACAGAGCGAGCTGGAGCGCCTATTGTACTAGCCAAAGGTGTTGACGAACTCGCTATGCAAATTCGTAAAATTGCTTTAGGTAATGAAGTGCCTATTGTTGAGTCGCCTACTTTAACGCGAGCGCTTTATCATACTGCTGAAGTAGGGGATCAAATTCCCGATCAGCTATTTACTGCTGTTGCTCAAGTGCTTGCCTATGTATTTCAACTTAAACGGTTTAAAAAAGGCCGTGGAAAACGCCCTGTCGCGCTTAATAAAAAACTGCCAATCCCCGATGAATTCAAGTATTAA
- the fliM gene encoding flagellar motor switch protein FliM, with the protein MSDLLSQDEIDALLHGVDEVEEEDIHDGEDGEGSTLQYDFSSQDRIVRGRMPTLEIVNERFARHMRISLFNMMRRTAEVSINGVQMIKFGEYIHTLFVPTSLNMVRFRPLKGTGLITMEARLVFILVDNFFGGDGRYHAKIEGREFTPTERRIVQMLLKIIFEDYKEAWAPVMDVSFEYLDSEVNPAMANIVSPTEVVVISSFHIELDGGGGDFHIALPYSMLEPIRELLDAGVQSDTEDTDLRWSKALRDEIMDVEVDLSTQLLEVDLSLKQIMELKAGDIIPVEMPEHITVFVEELPTFRAKMGRSRDNVALQISEKIKRPDSVKSELHVFTKGGKKIDSDAELAELEDDLHLSNGVDLDW; encoded by the coding sequence GTGAGCGATTTATTATCCCAAGACGAAATTGATGCGCTATTACACGGTGTTGATGAGGTCGAAGAGGAAGATATACACGACGGTGAAGACGGTGAGGGAAGTACGCTACAGTATGACTTCTCTTCGCAAGATCGCATCGTGCGTGGTCGCATGCCGACACTTGAAATTGTTAATGAGCGATTTGCGCGTCATATGCGAATTAGCTTATTTAACATGATGCGCCGCACCGCTGAGGTGTCAATTAATGGCGTGCAAATGATCAAATTTGGTGAGTATATTCATACCTTATTTGTACCAACCAGTTTGAATATGGTGCGTTTTCGCCCATTAAAAGGCACTGGTTTAATTACCATGGAGGCGCGCTTAGTCTTTATACTGGTAGATAACTTTTTTGGTGGCGATGGTCGTTATCATGCCAAAATTGAAGGGCGTGAATTTACCCCAACAGAGCGCCGTATCGTGCAAATGCTGCTAAAAATAATCTTTGAAGATTACAAAGAAGCATGGGCGCCGGTTATGGATGTGTCGTTTGAGTATCTCGATTCTGAGGTGAATCCCGCCATGGCTAACATTGTTAGCCCAACCGAAGTGGTGGTTATTAGCTCTTTTCATATTGAGCTTGATGGCGGCGGTGGTGACTTTCATATTGCGCTGCCTTACTCAATGCTCGAACCTATTCGAGAGCTACTGGATGCAGGTGTTCAGTCTGATACTGAAGATACCGATTTACGTTGGAGCAAGGCACTTCGCGACGAAATAATGGATGTAGAAGTCGATTTGTCGACTCAGCTACTTGAAGTTGATTTAAGCTTAAAACAAATTATGGAGCTTAAGGCGGGGGATATTATTCCTGTTGAAATGCCAGAGCATATTACTGTGTTTGTTGAAGAGTTACCAACATTTAGAGCTAAAATGGGTCGCTCACGCGATAACGTTGCGCTACAAATTAGTGAAAAAATTAAACGCCCTGATTCAGTTAAATCTGAGCTGCATGTCTTTACTAAAGGCGGCAAAAAAATTGATTCAGATGCAGAATTAGCAGAACTAGAAGATGATTTACACCTTTCAAACGGTGTAGACTTAGACTGGTAA